Proteins found in one Streptomyces sp. CB09001 genomic segment:
- a CDS encoding MFS transporter: MTVPEPRDTDVAAPAEPSVTTAGAPAETVLSSAYRALSIGIVSVIVLIAFEATAVGTAMPVAARELDGVSLYAFAFSGYFTTSLFGMVLSGQWSDRRGPLAPLTTGIAAFAAGLVLSGTAGAMWLFILGRAVQGFGGGLVIVALYVVVGRAYPERLRPAIMAAFAAGWVVPSVVGPLASGAVTEHLGWRWVFVGIPVLVVVPLALALPQIRSRASGAVRGAAEGGDTPASFDGRRIRLALAISLGAGLLQYAAQDLRPVSLLPGAAGVALLVPAVLGLLPRGTYRAVRGLPSVVLLRGVAAGSFIAAESFVPLMLVTQRGLSPTLAGLSLAAGGATWAGGSWLQSRPRLEPYRERLMAVGMLLVAAAVATAPSVLIDAVPAWTVAVAWAFGCFGMGLVISSTSVLLLKLSAPEEAGTNSAALQISDGLSNVVLLSAGGAAFAALGGGTVSHAATEASGSHPAAFAAVFLPMAAVALAGAWVATRVRER; this comes from the coding sequence ATGACCGTCCCTGAGCCCCGCGACACCGATGTCGCGGCCCCCGCCGAGCCCTCCGTCACGACTGCCGGCGCCCCCGCCGAGACCGTGCTGAGCAGCGCCTACCGGGCGCTGAGCATCGGCATCGTCTCCGTCATCGTGCTGATCGCCTTCGAGGCGACGGCGGTCGGCACGGCGATGCCGGTGGCGGCGCGGGAGCTGGACGGGGTGTCGCTGTACGCGTTCGCGTTCTCGGGGTACTTCACGACCAGCCTGTTCGGGATGGTGCTCTCCGGGCAGTGGTCGGACCGGCGCGGGCCACTGGCCCCGCTGACGACCGGCATCGCCGCCTTCGCGGCCGGGCTCGTGCTGTCCGGGACGGCGGGCGCGATGTGGCTGTTCATCCTCGGGCGGGCCGTGCAGGGGTTCGGCGGCGGGCTGGTGATCGTCGCGTTGTACGTCGTCGTCGGGCGGGCCTACCCGGAGCGGCTGCGGCCCGCGATCATGGCGGCGTTCGCGGCGGGCTGGGTGGTCCCGTCCGTCGTCGGACCGCTGGCCTCCGGCGCCGTGACCGAGCACCTCGGCTGGCGTTGGGTGTTCGTCGGCATCCCGGTGCTGGTCGTGGTTCCGCTGGCCCTCGCGCTGCCGCAGATACGCAGCCGCGCGTCCGGCGCCGTGCGGGGAGCCGCGGAGGGAGGGGACACCCCGGCCTCCTTCGACGGCCGCCGGATCCGCCTGGCCCTCGCCATCTCGCTGGGCGCGGGCCTGCTCCAGTACGCCGCCCAGGACCTGCGCCCGGTCTCCCTGCTGCCCGGCGCGGCGGGCGTGGCGCTGCTCGTCCCCGCCGTCCTCGGACTGCTGCCGCGCGGCACCTACCGGGCGGTGCGCGGCCTGCCCTCCGTGGTCCTGCTGCGCGGGGTGGCCGCGGGGTCGTTCATCGCCGCCGAGTCCTTCGTCCCGCTGATGCTGGTCACGCAGCGCGGACTGAGCCCGACGCTGGCCGGTCTCTCCCTGGCGGCCGGCGGCGCGACCTGGGCCGGGGGCTCCTGGCTCCAGTCCCGGCCGCGCCTGGAGCCGTACCGGGAGCGTCTGATGGCCGTCGGCATGCTCCTGGTCGCGGCGGCCGTCGCGACGGCGCCGAGCGTGCTGATCGACGCCGTGCCCGCCTGGACGGTGGCCGTCGCCTGGGCCTTCGGCTGCTTCGGCATGGGCCTGGTGATCTCCTCCACCAGCGTGCTCCTGCTCAAGCTCTCCGCCCCGGAGGAGGCCGGCACCAACTCCGCCGCGCTCCAGATCTCCGACGGCCTGTCCAACGTCGTCCTGCTGTCGGCCGGGGGCGCGGCCTTCGCGGCCCTCGGCGGCGGCACGGTCAGCCACGCGGCCACCGAGGCATCCGGCTCCCACCCGGCGGCCTTCGCGGCGGTGTTCCTGCCGATGGCGGCGGTGGCGCTGGCCGGGGCGTGGGTGGCGACACGGGTGCGGGAGCGGTGA
- a CDS encoding DEAD/DEAH box helicase: MTTTASSSTSHHLSPAFPGRAPWGTAGKLRAWQEGAMEKYLQDQPRDFLAVATPGAGKTTFALTLASWLLHHHVVQQVTVVAPTEHLKKQWAEAAARIGIKLDPEYSAGPLSREYQGIAITYAGVGVRPMLHRNRVEQRKTLVILDEIHHAGDSKSWGEACLEAFEPATRRLALTGTPFRSDTNPIPFVAYEEGNDGIRRSAADYTYGYGSALADGVVRPVIFMSYSGNMRWRTKAGDEIAARLGEPMTKDAVSQAWRTALDPRGEWMPAVLRAADQRLTEVRKAIPDAGALVIAADQDSARAYAKLIREITGDKATVVLSDDTGASKNIDAFSGSTDRWMVAVRMVSEGVDVPRLAVGVYATTISTPLFFAQAVGRFVRSRRRGETASVFLPTVPDLLTFANEMERERDHVLDKPKKEGEEDPYAESEKEMDEANREQDEDTGEQEQFSFEALESEATFDRVMYNGAEFGMQAHPGSEEEQDYLGIPGLLEPDQVQMLLQKRQARQIAHSRKKPDEEADLLELPADRRPVVSHKELMELRKQLNTMVGAYVHQSGKPHGVIHTELRRVCGGPPSAEATGGQLRQRIAKVQEWATRMK; this comes from the coding sequence GTGACTACCACCGCCAGCTCCAGCACCTCGCACCACCTGTCCCCGGCCTTCCCCGGCCGTGCCCCCTGGGGCACCGCCGGCAAGCTGCGGGCCTGGCAGGAGGGGGCGATGGAGAAGTACCTCCAGGACCAGCCCCGGGACTTCCTGGCCGTCGCCACCCCCGGCGCCGGAAAGACGACCTTCGCGCTGACGCTGGCGTCCTGGCTGCTGCACCACCACGTCGTGCAGCAGGTGACCGTCGTCGCGCCGACCGAGCACCTGAAGAAGCAGTGGGCCGAGGCCGCGGCGCGGATAGGGATCAAGCTGGACCCCGAGTACAGCGCGGGCCCGCTCAGCCGCGAGTACCAGGGCATCGCCATCACCTACGCGGGCGTCGGCGTGCGCCCCATGCTGCACCGCAACCGCGTCGAGCAGCGCAAGACCCTGGTCATCCTCGACGAGATCCACCACGCCGGTGACTCCAAGTCCTGGGGCGAGGCGTGCCTGGAGGCCTTCGAGCCCGCCACCCGGCGCCTCGCGCTCACCGGCACGCCGTTCCGTTCGGACACCAACCCCATCCCCTTCGTGGCGTACGAGGAGGGCAACGACGGCATCCGCCGCTCCGCCGCCGACTACACCTACGGGTACGGCTCCGCGCTCGCCGACGGCGTCGTGCGCCCCGTCATCTTCATGAGCTACAGCGGCAACATGCGCTGGCGCACCAAGGCCGGCGACGAGATCGCCGCGCGGCTCGGCGAGCCGATGACCAAGGACGCCGTCAGCCAGGCCTGGCGCACCGCGCTCGACCCGCGCGGCGAGTGGATGCCGGCCGTGCTGCGCGCCGCCGACCAGCGGCTCACCGAGGTCAGGAAGGCCATCCCGGACGCTGGCGCGCTCGTCATCGCCGCCGACCAGGACTCCGCCCGCGCCTACGCCAAGCTGATCCGCGAGATCACCGGCGACAAGGCCACCGTCGTGCTGTCCGACGACACCGGCGCGTCCAAGAACATCGACGCGTTCAGCGGCAGCACCGACCGCTGGATGGTCGCCGTCCGCATGGTGTCCGAAGGTGTCGACGTCCCGCGCCTCGCGGTGGGCGTCTACGCCACCACCATCTCCACCCCCCTCTTCTTCGCCCAGGCGGTCGGCCGTTTCGTCCGTTCCCGGCGCCGCGGCGAGACCGCCTCCGTCTTCCTCCCCACCGTGCCCGACCTGCTCACGTTCGCGAACGAGATGGAGCGCGAGCGGGACCACGTCCTGGACAAGCCCAAGAAGGAGGGCGAGGAGGACCCCTACGCCGAGTCCGAGAAGGAGATGGACGAGGCGAACCGGGAACAGGACGAGGACACCGGCGAGCAGGAGCAGTTCTCCTTCGAGGCGCTGGAGTCCGAGGCCACCTTCGACCGGGTCATGTACAACGGCGCCGAGTTCGGCATGCAGGCCCACCCGGGCAGCGAGGAGGAGCAGGACTACCTCGGCATCCCGGGACTGCTGGAGCCCGACCAGGTCCAGATGCTGCTCCAGAAGCGGCAGGCCCGGCAGATCGCGCACAGCCGCAAGAAGCCCGACGAAGAGGCCGACCTGCTCGAACTGCCCGCCGACCGCCGCCCGGTGGTCTCCCACAAGGAGCTGATGGAGCTGCGCAAGCAGCTCAACACGATGGTCGGCGCCTACGTCCACCAGAGCGGCAAACCGCACGGCGTGATCCACACCGAACTGCGCCGCGTGTGCGGCGGCCCGCCCAGCGCCGAGGCGACCGGCGGCCAGCTGCGCCAGCGCATCGCCAAGGTCCAGGAGTGGGCCACGCGGATGAAGTGA
- a CDS encoding SUKH-4 family immunity protein codes for MHAVTGGTTITRGAAADARTAVPSLVTRVRLATTVEDPSWTRGATRRSRGTAEWPSLWNTSTLMSCLLLTVTHRAEPGTSRDLPPRFLDREFGRHRVTRFEDIDFPRTLTHEPTRRFLRETGLPEDARPFRLDADDLPLPTLAEYCEDHPEHPVPAGAEHLVRLGRLADGAHVVVDGTTGTVLTWRTPDGTLHPLMSDVSALALTLWALRRAGRLEAVAGTDEAGADRWSARGPRCRAVSR; via the coding sequence ATGCACGCGGTCACCGGCGGTACGACGATCACGCGGGGCGCGGCGGCGGACGCCCGGACGGCGGTTCCCTCGCTGGTGACCCGCGTCCGCCTCGCCACGACGGTGGAGGACCCGTCCTGGACCCGCGGCGCCACCCGGCGGAGCCGGGGGACCGCCGAGTGGCCGTCGCTGTGGAACACGTCCACCCTGATGAGCTGCCTGCTCCTGACGGTGACCCACCGCGCGGAGCCGGGCACCTCCCGCGACCTGCCGCCCCGCTTCCTGGACCGCGAGTTCGGCCGTCACCGGGTGACGCGCTTCGAGGACATCGACTTCCCGAGGACCCTCACCCACGAGCCCACCCGCCGCTTCCTGCGCGAGACGGGCCTGCCCGAGGACGCCCGCCCCTTCCGCCTCGACGCGGACGACCTGCCGCTGCCGACGCTGGCGGAGTACTGCGAGGACCACCCCGAACACCCGGTCCCGGCGGGCGCGGAGCACCTGGTCCGCCTGGGGCGGCTGGCGGACGGCGCCCACGTGGTCGTCGACGGCACGACAGGCACCGTCCTGACCTGGCGGACACCCGACGGCACCCTCCACCCCCTGATGTCGGACGTCTCCGCCCTCGCCCTCACCCTCTGGGCACTGCGCCGGGCGGGCCGGTTGGAGGCCGTGGCGGGGACCGACGAAGCGGGCGCCGACAGGTGGTCGGCCCGGGGCCCGAGGTGCCGCGCGGTCAGCCGTTGA
- a CDS encoding alpha/beta hydrolase: protein MYHYPAANPSTRHPIPFVYLNSGPVRGISVLDHRLLQLPARQGYDVHAYEQAGGGRSDLLPMGKYTISRSVRDLAAFVDRLDRGKVDILAFSSGGAVLTRALASPSVAARLHQAIIAEPGPMDGSTAHIAGHKGRKSARGLAPDLTGPRSTRVPRYAVAFGLMRLGLLSSDTGLIGQAEGVNAFTAADLGSDTASAYCARDAHRIPAEDTAQNFSFSPAAGLRIQQTVKDSPSIAPQLRRSRTPAMLMIAECSSQVRQWETTVLAHDPAIQRTQYMPGVGHHMWNGLDDNNDRAVAVITAFLQGKRAPLPMNAAQP, encoded by the coding sequence GTGTACCACTACCCGGCCGCGAACCCCAGCACCCGGCACCCCATCCCGTTCGTGTACCTCAACAGCGGACCGGTCCGTGGCATCTCGGTGCTGGACCACCGGTTGCTGCAACTCCCGGCACGCCAGGGCTACGACGTCCACGCCTACGAACAGGCCGGTGGCGGGCGAAGCGACCTGCTCCCCATGGGCAAGTACACGATCTCCAGGTCGGTCCGCGACCTCGCCGCCTTCGTCGACCGCCTGGACAGGGGCAAGGTCGACATCCTGGCATTCTCCTCAGGCGGGGCCGTGCTCACCCGAGCCCTGGCTTCCCCGAGCGTCGCCGCACGCTTGCACCAGGCGATCATCGCCGAGCCCGGCCCCATGGACGGCTCTACCGCACACATCGCCGGGCACAAGGGCCGAAAATCCGCGCGCGGCCTCGCGCCGGACCTGACCGGGCCGCGGTCGACGCGCGTTCCCCGGTACGCCGTGGCCTTCGGCCTCATGCGGCTCGGACTCCTCAGCTCCGACACCGGACTGATCGGGCAGGCCGAAGGCGTCAACGCCTTCACCGCCGCAGATCTCGGCAGCGACACCGCGTCCGCCTACTGCGCGCGCGACGCGCACCGCATCCCCGCCGAAGACACCGCACAGAACTTCTCCTTCAGTCCCGCCGCCGGCCTCCGCATCCAGCAGACGGTCAAGGACTCACCCTCCATCGCCCCGCAGCTGAGGCGCTCCCGGACCCCCGCGATGCTGATGATCGCCGAGTGCTCCTCCCAGGTCCGTCAATGGGAGACCACCGTCCTTGCCCATGACCCCGCCATCCAGCGAACGCAGTACATGCCTGGAGTCGGACACCACATGTGGAACGGTCTCGACGACAACAACGACCGGGCCGTCGCCGTCATCACCGCGTTCCTTCAGGGAAAGCGAGCACCCCTGCCGATGAATGCGGCTCAGCCGTAA